The genomic region CCTCCCACGCCCACTCCAGGGCGCAACCGAAGAGCCGCTCGGTGAGCCCCCGCCCGCGCATCTCGGGCCGCACATACACCCCCACAAGATGCCCCTGGCGTACGTCGCTGACATCCCCGAGCGCGCCGACCGCCCCGGCCTCCTCCACGAGCACGACCACCGACCCGACCCACCGCCGGTCGGGCGCCACGGCCACCACCTGCTGCCGCTCACGCACACCCTCGGCGGCCCCGGCCGCCCGCTCCCGCCAGAAGCTGTCGGGCCGGCCCACGGCAGCCTCGTACGTCTCCAGAAAAGCGAGGTGCGCCACCGGATCCCGGAGCGCGGCCAAACTGAGCTCCTTCGCCGCGGGCCACTCGTCGGCACGTACCGAACGCACCACATGGCCCGCCGAGGCATCGAGACGGTCATCAGAACGAACATCGGGGCTCATGAGGGTCACCGTAATACCGGGGTACTACGCCCCTCACCTCATATCCCGCCGTCGTCCGACGCCCCGGCCACCCGCCCGCCCGACCATCGAAGACATGATTACGGTCTCCGAACTGACCAAACGCTACGGCGGCAAGACAGTCGTGTCCGACCTCACCTTCACGGTCCGCCCTGGCACCGTCACCGGCTTCCTCGGCCCCAACGGCGCCGGCAAGTCCACCACCATGCGCATGATCCTCGGCCTGGACGCCCCGACGCGCGGCACCGCGACGGTCGGCGACCACGCGTACGCCGACCACCCCGCACCCCTCCACGAGGTCGGCGCACTCCTGGAGGCCCGCTCGGTCCACCCGGGCCGCACGGCCCACCACCACCTGGTCGCGCTCGCCCTCACCCACGGCATCCCCAGGAGCCGCGTGGCCCACGTCCTGGACCTCACCGGCCTGACCGATGTGGCCGGACAGCGGGTCAAGGGCTTCTCCCTCGGCATGGGCCAACGCCTCGGCATCGCGGCCGCGTTGCTCGGCGACCCGGCCACCGTGATCCTCGACGAACCAGTAAACGGCCTGGACCCCGAGGGCGTCCTGTGGATCCGCAACCTCCTCAAGTCCCTTGCCGCAGAAGGCCGTACGGTCTTCGTCTCCTCCCACCTGATGAGCGAAATGGCCCTCACCGCCGAGCACCTGATCATCATCGGCAAGGGCCGCCTGCTGGCCGACACGACAGTCGACACGTTCGTACGCGAATCGGGCGCGGGCACGGTCAAGGTGGTCACCCCGGAAGCAGGCCTGCTCACCCAACTGCTCACCGCCCCGGACGTAAACGTGTCGAGCTCCACCCCCGGCACCCTCGAAGTCCGCGGCACGGACGCCGAACACATCGGCCGCACCGCCGCCGCCCACCGCATCCCCCTCTACGAACTCACCCCGCACGCCGCCTCGTTGGAAGCGGCCTTCATGGACCTGACCCGCGACTCCCTCGAATACGCAGCCCACCTGGAGCCGGCATGACCACCCTCGCCCTCACCCCGTCCCGCATCCTGCGCTCCGAATGGCACAAGCTGTGGACGGTCCGCTCCACCTGGATCATGCTGACCGCCGCGACCGCCGTGACCCTCGTCATCGGCATCGGGATGAGCGCGTCGTACGAGGAGGACGTCAGCAGAGCCGAACGCTTCGACCCCGTCCAGTTCCTCCTCTTCGGCACGCAGTTCTCGCAGATCTTCCTGGCCGTCGTCGCGGTCCTGTTCATCGCGGGCGAGTACGGCACGGGGATGGTCCGCTCCACGATGGTCGCCGTACCCCGCCGACTCCCCGTGCTGTGGTCCAAGGCCGGCGTCGTCGCCGCGGTCACCTTCACGACCACGCTCGCCACGCTCACCACCACGTTCACGGCCGGTCAACTCTTCCTCGACGGCACGGACAAGGAGCTGTCGCTCACCGCCCCGGGCGTCTTCGGCACTCTCCTTGCCAGCGCGGCGGGCCTCACGTTCCTGACCCTCATCGGCCTCGGCCTGGGCGCCCTGCTCCGCTCGGTCCCCGGCGGCATCACCGCCTTCATCGGAGGCGTCACCATCCTCCCGGAGGTGCTCAGGATGTTCCCGTACGACGCCATGGACAGCGCCGCCAAGTACTTCCCCGGCAGGGCCGCCGAGGGCCTGATGACCCTCCAGAACACCCCCGACTACGCGGCCACGGGCCCCGCCCTTCTCGCCCTCACCCTGTGGACGGCCGCGACCCTGGGCGTGGCGGCACTGCTCCTCAGGCGACGGGACGTATGACCAACTCCCGTACGACCGGTTCTCGTACGACCGGCCCTCGTACGACCGGCCCTCGTACGAGGGTGTACGAGGATGGAGCCGTGACCGAGAAACAGGACCGGCACAGGAACAGGCCCTGGAACGGCCCTTGGAACGGGCCCTGGAACTGGCTGCGCACAGCCCGCGACCAGAGCCACCGCGACCGCGCCCGAAGGGACCAGGTCTGGCGCGACCAGTCCTGGCGCGATCAGTCCTGGCGGGGCTGGTCGCCGAACGGCGCGAGGCAGCAGCCGTTCACCCGCCTGACCCACCGCCTCACCCAGCGGGTGCGCGCCTTCGACCGGCTCCACCCGCTGCTGTGGGACATCCTGCTCACGGGCTTCTTCGTGACCGCTGCCTTCGGCGACTTCCTGAGCGGCGGCTGGCGGAACATCGACGCGAACCCGGACGTCCCGCCGACCTGGCTGCTCACCATGCTGACACTGGGCTTCTCCGTCCCCCTGCTGTGGCGCCGCACCCGCCCCGTCACGGTCCTCCTGGTCATGCTGCCGCTCGCCCTGACCAACGCCTGGACCGGCGCCGACCTCCAGGCAAGCCTGACCCTGCTCGTCGTCACCTACAACATCGCGGTGCACACCCGCCTGCGTACCCTGCTCTGGTCGTACGCCCTGATCCTGGTGCCCATCACCGTGGACAGCTTCCGCTACCCCGCCGAGCAGGGCGCCGACCAGACCTTCTTCCCGCAGGCGACCCGCCTCGCCATGGTGGCCATCGTCGGCATCTCCTACCGCACCCGCCAGGAGTACCTCGCCTCCCTCGTCGAACGCGCCCGCCAACTGGAGGTCGAACGCGACCAGCAGGCCCAACTCGCCACCGCCGCCGAACGCGCCCGCATAGCCCGCGAGATGCACGACATCATCGGCCACAACCTCTCGGTCATCACCAGCCTCGCGGACGGCGGTTCGTACGCAGCCGCCAGGAACCCGGAACGGGCCGCCCAGGCCCTCACCGCCATCGGCACCACCAGCCGCCAGGCACTCGGCGAACTCCGCCGCCTCCTGGACGTACTGCGCGCCGATCCCCCAGGAATCGAGATGGCCCCCCAGCCCTCCCTCATCGACCTCGACCACCTCATCGACGGCGTACGCTCCGCCGGCCTCCCCGTCCGCACCACCCTGCACGGCCACGCCACCGCCCTCCCCCCGGGCCGCCAACTCACCGTCTACCGAGTCATCCAGGAAGCCCTGACGAACACCCTCAAACACGGCGGCCCCGACGCGACATCGACAGTCGTGGTGTCGTACGCGGACGGAGGCGCCGTAACCGCCACGGTGACCGACACCGGCCGCGGAAGCACAGACCACGACGCCACGGCCACTGCCGCCGGCACCGGTACCGGGGGCCGCGGCCTCACCGGAATGCGCGAGCGAACCGCCTTGTACGGCGGCACACTTGAGTCCGGCCCGCTCCCGGACCACGGCTGGCGCGTCCACCTTCACCTACCGGAGGAACCCCCGCAGTGACCACCGTGCTCATCATCGACGACCAGTCGCTGCAGCGCTTCGGCTTCCGCATGCTCCTGGAGAGCCAGGACGACATGACGGTCCTGGGCGAGGCGGGCAACGGCAGCGAGGCCGTCCGCATGACCGCCGAACTCCACCCGGACGTGGTCCTGATGGACATCCGCATGCCCGGCCTGGACGGCATCGAGGCAACCCGCCGCATCGTCTCCTCCGGAGCCCGCACCCGCGTCCTCATCCTCACCACGTTCGACCTGGACGAGTACGCATACGCAGGCCTGCGGGCGGGCGCCTCCGGCTTCCTCATCAAGGACGCCCAGCCCGAGGAACTCCTCGCCGGCATCCGCGCGGTGGCCACGGGCGACGCGGTCGTGGCCCCGAGCCTCACCCGCCGCCTCCTCGACGCGTACGCCGAGCACCTCCCCGCACCGGACAGGGAAACGGCCCCCGGCGGGGACCCACGCCTGCTCTCCCTCACGGACCGCGAACGCGAAATCCTGACAGTCATCGGCCAGGGCTGGACGAACGCCGAGATATCCGCCCGCCTCCATCTCGCAGAATCGACGGTGAAGACCCACGTGAGCCGCATTCTCGCGAAGACGGGTTCCCGGGACCGCATCCAGGCAGTGATCCTGGCGTACGACACAAAGCTGGTACAGCCATCCTGAAAAGGCCCGGGGAAAGAACCGGGAAGAGCCGGGAAGTGCCCTGAAACGCGAGAAAGCCCCCGCACCGAAGTGCGGGGGCTTTCTGCAATAT from Streptomyces sp. NBC_00878 harbors:
- a CDS encoding GNAT family N-acetyltransferase, giving the protein MSPDVRSDDRLDASAGHVVRSVRADEWPAAKELSLAALRDPVAHLAFLETYEAAVGRPDSFWRERAAGAAEGVRERQQVVAVAPDRRWVGSVVVLVEEAGAVGALGDVSDVRQGHLVGVYVRPEMRGRGLTERLFGCALEWAWEVAGVDRVRLFVDERNGRAEGFYRKFGFVPTGESLPVAGDPGTRELEFVFKRP
- a CDS encoding ABC transporter ATP-binding protein, which codes for MITVSELTKRYGGKTVVSDLTFTVRPGTVTGFLGPNGAGKSTTMRMILGLDAPTRGTATVGDHAYADHPAPLHEVGALLEARSVHPGRTAHHHLVALALTHGIPRSRVAHVLDLTGLTDVAGQRVKGFSLGMGQRLGIAAALLGDPATVILDEPVNGLDPEGVLWIRNLLKSLAAEGRTVFVSSHLMSEMALTAEHLIIIGKGRLLADTTVDTFVRESGAGTVKVVTPEAGLLTQLLTAPDVNVSSSTPGTLEVRGTDAEHIGRTAAAHRIPLYELTPHAASLEAAFMDLTRDSLEYAAHLEPA
- a CDS encoding sensor histidine kinase → MTHRLTQRVRAFDRLHPLLWDILLTGFFVTAAFGDFLSGGWRNIDANPDVPPTWLLTMLTLGFSVPLLWRRTRPVTVLLVMLPLALTNAWTGADLQASLTLLVVTYNIAVHTRLRTLLWSYALILVPITVDSFRYPAEQGADQTFFPQATRLAMVAIVGISYRTRQEYLASLVERARQLEVERDQQAQLATAAERARIAREMHDIIGHNLSVITSLADGGSYAAARNPERAAQALTAIGTTSRQALGELRRLLDVLRADPPGIEMAPQPSLIDLDHLIDGVRSAGLPVRTTLHGHATALPPGRQLTVYRVIQEALTNTLKHGGPDATSTVVVSYADGGAVTATVTDTGRGSTDHDATATAAGTGTGGRGLTGMRERTALYGGTLESGPLPDHGWRVHLHLPEEPPQ
- a CDS encoding response regulator transcription factor — protein: MTTVLIIDDQSLQRFGFRMLLESQDDMTVLGEAGNGSEAVRMTAELHPDVVLMDIRMPGLDGIEATRRIVSSGARTRVLILTTFDLDEYAYAGLRAGASGFLIKDAQPEELLAGIRAVATGDAVVAPSLTRRLLDAYAEHLPAPDRETAPGGDPRLLSLTDREREILTVIGQGWTNAEISARLHLAESTVKTHVSRILAKTGSRDRIQAVILAYDTKLVQPS
- a CDS encoding ABC transporter permease gives rise to the protein MTTLALTPSRILRSEWHKLWTVRSTWIMLTAATAVTLVIGIGMSASYEEDVSRAERFDPVQFLLFGTQFSQIFLAVVAVLFIAGEYGTGMVRSTMVAVPRRLPVLWSKAGVVAAVTFTTTLATLTTTFTAGQLFLDGTDKELSLTAPGVFGTLLASAAGLTFLTLIGLGLGALLRSVPGGITAFIGGVTILPEVLRMFPYDAMDSAAKYFPGRAAEGLMTLQNTPDYAATGPALLALTLWTAATLGVAALLLRRRDV